In Uranotaenia lowii strain MFRU-FL chromosome 2, ASM2978415v1, whole genome shotgun sequence, one genomic interval encodes:
- the LOC129742965 gene encoding uncharacterized protein LOC129742965, which translates to MDPNGEHGPIQFLLLKPNSPAKLPTYPFIISKSVELAAGEIIGGHPCDQGQAYLLKVRSQKQVDKLLAVKNLIDSTPVTINFHPSLNTCKCVVTCREAAGATDEELTQDLANQGVIGVHRFTRKVDGKTQPTNTLVLTLRGTTVPTHIRFGFIQAQTRPYYSRPMICLQCGKLGHTKKHCKNETACLNCGEEQTHPNCELPPNCVNCQDAHPSNSRSCPAYKEEQDIIRIRTDLGIPHNEAVKEYRKRQKQSTSLQQRLIQATTNPTIAEKDKEIFGLRKLVDFLTAQITTLTNQVKKLELQKEKSPETSDSDASMTSDISTVSIQNTPKRFWKTSSEDSPTGSDPKNGKPAEKRQKKKRQRKPENPTPPTIDLPLESTQQGKTATSTPPQQTGKSTKLPSNYYASTSYLK; encoded by the coding sequence ATGGATCCAAACGGCGAACATGGGCCGATCCAATTTCTATTACTCAAACCCAATTCTCCTGCCAAACTTCCAACATACCCGTTCATCATCTCTAAATCTGTCGAACTCGCCGCCGGAGAAATCATAGGAGGACATCCATGCGATCAGGGCCAGGCTTACCTGCTAAAAGTTAGATCCCAAAAACAGGTTGACAAATTGCTAGCAGTCAAAAATTTGATCGACTCAACTCCCGTGACAATAAATTTTCACCCTTCGCTCAACACCTGCAAGTGCGTGGTCACCTGCCGCGAAGCCGCAGGAGCCACTGACGAGGAACTAACACAAGATCTCGCCAACCAAGGTGTAATCGGCGTCCATCGATTCACCAGGAAAGTAGATGGAAAAACCCAACCCACCAACACTCTTGTCCTCACGTTACGAGGAACCACAGTACCCACCCACATACGTTTCGGATTTATACAAGCTCAAACCCGCCCCTACTACTCCCGACCAATGATTTGCCTGCAGTGCGGAAAACTTGGGCACACCAAAAAGCACTGCAAAAATGAAACTGCCTGCCTCAACTGTGGCGAAGAACAAACCCACCCCAACTGTGAACTACCTCCAAACTGTGTCAACTGTCAAGACGCCCACCCTAGCAACAGCCGCTCCTGCCCTGCCTATAAAGAAGAACAGGACATAATAAGAATCCGAACCGACTTGGGAATCCCTCACAACGAAGCCGTCAAGGAATACAGAAAACGCCAAAAACAATCAACATCGCTCCAACAACGCCTAATTCAAGCCACCACCAATCCAACAATTGCAGAAAAAGACAAGGAAATATTCGGCCTCCGCAAGCTGGTCGACTTCCTtactgcccaaatcaccaccctcACCAACCAAGTAAAAAAACTGGAACTGCAAAAAGAAAAATCTCCCGAAACATCCGACAGTGACGCCAGCATGACCAGCGACATATCCACAGTCAGCATCCAAAACACCCCCAAGCGCTTCTGGAAGACATCCTCCGAAGATTCCCCTACAGGAAGCGACCCCAAAAATGGAAAACCTGCagaaaagagacaaaaaaagaAACGCCAACGCAAACCAGAAAATCCAACTCCTCCAACCATAGACCTCCCACTGGAATCCACTCAACAAGGTAAAACCGCAACATCAACCCCTCCCCAGCAGACCGGTAAGTCAACCAAACTACCAAGCAACTATTACGCATCCACATCATACCTAAAATAA
- the LOC129743727 gene encoding uncharacterized protein LOC129743727 isoform X5 gives MEVAIKEEPALEIDNFVVNQSTRSNDFSNLGECSTSYASNLYDDPVQEMQRLLAEWDLEILTDRFSTHLIDASVLDYIVDVDIIDLCKDLPIRYRLVLRHKLKEKRMKSPQDENCDPNVFHESPPPKRKKAIPRVVIENERSHIRPAGTEHTATSESRKSATVPSAQSTPLVVIPGPSPAPSKPVEVRPDVYLPSSSDVSGEGSSSQLDDSSSSNHGLISAWASFSDHFLLNNENTGEDSSQTANNSVGCEGGQSNSFKMPAYFMNPLNVPGRGFTDLDERIGVSTLYQMHLESRDSDYLFVKKLMYTLWPEGFQGRSVSGRPSNNPSGRNKGLGQDGCPFPRGPCKPLEDDKVKYIKDRLRERRDLLCDDAASMMIALDKCNRLMNNIISNSLRKKIRYSCTESAE, from the exons ATGGAAGTTGCCATCAAAGAAGAGCCTGCATTGGAGATTGACAATTTTGTGGTCAATCAATCGACCAGGTCGAACGATTTTAG CAACCTCGGTGAATGTTCCACATCGTACGCCAGCAACTTGTACGATGATCCTGTCCAGGAAATGCAAAGGCTCCTAGCCGAATGGGACCTGGAGATTCTGACTGATCGATTCAGCACCCATCTTATCGATGCCAGTGTGTTGGACTACATTGTCGATGTCGATATCATCGATTTGTGTAAAGACTTGCCGATACGGTACCGGTTGGTGCTACGCCATAAATTGAAGGAGAAG CGCATGAAGTCTCCGCAAGATGAAAATTGTGATCCTAACGTTTTCCATGAATCCCCGCCACCGAAACGTAAGAAAGCCATCCCTCGGGTAGTCATCGAAAACGAAAGAAGCCACATCCGGCCAGCTGGTACGGAACACACAGCAACCTCAGAAAGTCGAAAATCGGCAACAGTACCCTCAGCGCAGAGTACCCCACTGGTCGTTATTCCTGGACCATCTCCCGCACCGTCAAAGCCCGTTGAAGTGCGACCTGATGTG TACCTGCCATCTTCATCAGACGTTTCCGGTGAAGGCAGCAGTTCACAACTTGATGATTCATCCTCAtcgaaccatggtttaataagTGCTTGGGCTTCTTTTTCGGACCATTTTCTTTTGAACAACGAGAACACTGGTGAAG ACTCTTCTCAGACTGCCAATAATAGCGTGGGTTGTGAAGGAGGTCAAAGCAATAGTTTCAAAATGCCAGCATACTTCATGAATCCACTGAATGTACCTGGTAGAGGATTTACGGACCTAGATGAGCGGATAGGAGTTTCAACCTTGTACCAAATGCACCTGGAATCGAGAGACAGTGACTacctttttgtcaaaaaattgatGTACACGCTCTGGCCCGAAGGATTCCAGGGTAGGTCGGTGTCTGGCAGACCATCGAATAATCCTTCCGGACGCAACAAGGGCTTGGGGCAAGATGGATGTCCGTTTCCCCGAGGACCTTGCAAACCCCTGGAAGATGATAAAGTCAAATATATTAAGG ATCGGCTACGCGAACGAAGAGATTTGCTTTGCGATGATGCAGCGTCAATGATGATAGCACTGGATAAATGTAATCGGCTGATGAACAACATCATTTCGAACTCGCTTCGAAAAAAGATAAGATACAGTTGCACAGAGAGTGCTGAATAG
- the LOC129747226 gene encoding uncharacterized protein LOC129747226 isoform X2: MEFLIKEEPPVDLEQDMGTTDHFSFSNWHDQQLDFEVAAEAMALLLQEWGLGILAERFAINLIDPSVLDYLVDTDIVELCRDLPMRYRLILRHKLSQKGGTSLRESNIHHGAMPSSTKRVPVKKRVATSYSSPTQLSIKNPGIAIPAAEPAEPMAHCSNENTKPIVTLHAMQVPTFPEPITSVEPMCNLFNIEKILCTAPGRQIINYYQANNVLDKVHRSKLLKMIIERLMFDMTPKDLNTTLFKKIHDGVVKIFPNEKKFRETYDLKLKSLKYSGNHRIKQSSQSLGTAEDSTEKDIPNYSEEEMQAAKQWLSEGRTPTEEIWRLWHVSYDIRIRDYLLLGGLQIGRICDHGSWPIITEPIGYELISSDFNRRFPYTGSLLDRWEVLAKKVIEYAHRHAKNQRYRSIIFECQHDEKPDEIKVAQLLCGFMIQGVVKQNFKPNYLEVERGFVHVVKVRTHS; encoded by the exons ATGGAATTCCTTATAAAAGAAGAACCTCCTGTCGATCTCGAGCAAGATATGGGTACCACGGATCATTT TTCCTTCTCCAACTGGCATGATCAGCAGTTGGATTTTGAAGTGGCCGCCGAAGCGATGGCACTGCTTTTACAGGAATGGGGCCTTGGTATTTTGGCGGAACGATTTGCAATCAATTTGATTGATCCTAGTGTGCTGGACTACCTCGTTGATACCGATATTGTCGAGCTGTGCCGAGACTTGCCCATGCGCTATCGGTTGATTTTGAGACACAAGCTTAGTCAGAAGGGAGGCACCTCCCTTCGAGAATCAAATATTCACCACGGAGCCATGCCATCATCTACTAAAAGGGTACCTGTTAAAAAACGAGTGGCGACAAGCTATAGTTCACCAACTCAATTATCAATAAAGAACCCAGGAATCGCCATTCCAGCAGCAGAACCAGCAGAACCCATGGCTCATTGCTCTAACGAAAATACCAAACCGATAGTCACACTCCATGCCATGCAGGTACCCACTTTTCCAGAACCGATCACCTCCGTAGAACCGATGTGTAATTTattt aatattgaaaaaatcctttgCACAGCTCCAGGGCGACAAATTATTAACTACTACCAGGCCAACAACGTGTTGGATAAGGTTCATCGGTCTAAACTTCTCAAAATGATCATCGAAAGATTGATGTTTGATATGACCCCGAAAGATTTAAATACAacgcttttcaaaaaaattcacgaTGGAGTAGTAAAGATATTCCCAAACGAGAAGAAG TTTCGCGAGACGTATGATTTAAAACTGAAGAGTCTTAAGTACAGCGGAAACCACCGAATAAAACAGTCAAGTCAATCTCTTGGAACTGCCGAGGACAGTACAGAAAAAGATATTCCAAATTATTCGGAAGAAGAAATGCAGGCTGCCAAACAATGGCTTTCAGAAGGTCGAACTCCTACGGAAGAAATCTGGAGGTTATGGCACGTAAGCTACGACATTCGAATACGTGATTACCTTTTGTTGGGTGGATTGCAAATTGGACGAATATGCGATCATGGTAGTTGGCCTATTATTACGGAACCTATTGGCTACGAATTG ATTTCAAGCGACTTTAACCGTCGTTTCCCGTATACGGGTAGTCTATTGGATCGGTGGGAAGTTTTGGCTAAAAAAGTGATAGAATATGCGCACCGTCATGCCAAAAACCAGCGATATCgatcaataatttttgaatgccaACACGATGAAAAGCCGGATGAGATCAAAGTTGCGCAACTGCTCTGTGGATTTATGATCCAAGGAGTCGTAAAGCAAAACTTCAAACCAAACTACCTGGAAGTCGAACGGGGGTTCGTCCACGTTGTCAAAGTAAGAACCCACTcttaa
- the LOC129747226 gene encoding uncharacterized protein LOC129747226 isoform X1: MEFLIKEEPPVDLEQDMGTTDHFSFSNWHDQQLDFEVAAEAMALLLQEWGLGILAERFAINLIDPSVLDYLVDTDIVELCRDLPMRYRLILRHKLSQKGGTSLRESNIHHGAMPSSTKRVPVKKRVATSYSSPTQLSIKNPGIAIPAAEPAEPMAHCSNENTKPIVTLHAMQVPTFPEPITSVEPMCNLFNIEKILCTAPGRQIINYYQANNVLDKVHRSKLLKMIIERLMFDMTPKDLNTTLFKKIHDGVVKIFPNEKKFRETYDLKLKSLKYSGNHRIKQSSQSLGTAEDSTEKDIPNYSEEEMQAAKQWLSEGRTPTEEIWRLWHVSYDIRIRDYLLLGGLQIGRICDHGSWPIITEPIGYELISSDFNRRFPYTGSLLDRWEVLAKKVIEYAHRHAKNQRYRSIIFECQHDEKPDEIKVAQLLCGFMIQGVVKQNFKPNYLEVERGFVHVVKSQEEISTSLDAYHEQMRSHELSVQPHVIAVVNETGNRFYAYIQQGRLIAAESMLKAIDLVFKIVHLTGANYPVESRTVWTFIQQYCYELTTPRDRKFQVVSTLCNAFCD; encoded by the exons ATGGAATTCCTTATAAAAGAAGAACCTCCTGTCGATCTCGAGCAAGATATGGGTACCACGGATCATTT TTCCTTCTCCAACTGGCATGATCAGCAGTTGGATTTTGAAGTGGCCGCCGAAGCGATGGCACTGCTTTTACAGGAATGGGGCCTTGGTATTTTGGCGGAACGATTTGCAATCAATTTGATTGATCCTAGTGTGCTGGACTACCTCGTTGATACCGATATTGTCGAGCTGTGCCGAGACTTGCCCATGCGCTATCGGTTGATTTTGAGACACAAGCTTAGTCAGAAGGGAGGCACCTCCCTTCGAGAATCAAATATTCACCACGGAGCCATGCCATCATCTACTAAAAGGGTACCTGTTAAAAAACGAGTGGCGACAAGCTATAGTTCACCAACTCAATTATCAATAAAGAACCCAGGAATCGCCATTCCAGCAGCAGAACCAGCAGAACCCATGGCTCATTGCTCTAACGAAAATACCAAACCGATAGTCACACTCCATGCCATGCAGGTACCCACTTTTCCAGAACCGATCACCTCCGTAGAACCGATGTGTAATTTattt aatattgaaaaaatcctttgCACAGCTCCAGGGCGACAAATTATTAACTACTACCAGGCCAACAACGTGTTGGATAAGGTTCATCGGTCTAAACTTCTCAAAATGATCATCGAAAGATTGATGTTTGATATGACCCCGAAAGATTTAAATACAacgcttttcaaaaaaattcacgaTGGAGTAGTAAAGATATTCCCAAACGAGAAGAAG TTTCGCGAGACGTATGATTTAAAACTGAAGAGTCTTAAGTACAGCGGAAACCACCGAATAAAACAGTCAAGTCAATCTCTTGGAACTGCCGAGGACAGTACAGAAAAAGATATTCCAAATTATTCGGAAGAAGAAATGCAGGCTGCCAAACAATGGCTTTCAGAAGGTCGAACTCCTACGGAAGAAATCTGGAGGTTATGGCACGTAAGCTACGACATTCGAATACGTGATTACCTTTTGTTGGGTGGATTGCAAATTGGACGAATATGCGATCATGGTAGTTGGCCTATTATTACGGAACCTATTGGCTACGAATTG ATTTCAAGCGACTTTAACCGTCGTTTCCCGTATACGGGTAGTCTATTGGATCGGTGGGAAGTTTTGGCTAAAAAAGTGATAGAATATGCGCACCGTCATGCCAAAAACCAGCGATATCgatcaataatttttgaatgccaACACGATGAAAAGCCGGATGAGATCAAAGTTGCGCAACTGCTCTGTGGATTTATGATCCAAGGAGTCGTAAAGCAAAACTTCAAACCAAACTACCTGGAAGTCGAACGGGGGTTCGTCCACGTTGTCAAA AGTCAAGAAGAAATTTCAACGTCTTTGGACGCTTACCACGAACAGATGCGATCACATGAACTGTCCGTACAACCTCACGTGATAGCAGTGGTCAACGAAACGGGCAATCGGTTCTATGCCTACATCCAGCAGGGCAGACTCATTGCCGCCGAAAGCATGCTGAAAGCGATCGATTTGGTGTTTAAGATCGTACACTTGACGGGCGCCAACTATCCGGTTGAGTCCCGGACCGTTTGGACCTTTATTCAGCAGTACTGCTACGAGTTGACCACTCCGCGTGATCGAAAATTTCAAGTCGTTTCGACGCTATGTAATGCGTTTTG CGACTAA
- the LOC129747022 gene encoding actin-related protein 10, whose translation MPMFDTVLQEKPAIVLEIGHAFTKLGFAGEPHPRSIIPSELLDHKAKSTGRTVANKKLFDYGSATELYDQLVEFLKTLFFKYVLVSPKERKVVIVESVLCPTIIRDNLAKALFCHFDVSSIFFVPTHLVTLATLAINTALVVDVGFKEAVIVPVYSGVQAIFGWQAQPLAAEAVHEHIKGELILNGVDEQLLTDYIVEDIKVRTCFVTTKERAEKFRSEEKPQPCPDVEYPVTGHEIIKIPGTIRETAFEVLFPQDNDNLNLANIILDSIIKCPRDMRKALAENIVLIGGSTMVLGLTARLQAEMLALLASDQYNEKLFVKTFKFHKSPAKANFVAWMGGSIYGATDLVLSKSITREAYSKNQQLPDFTNYDEMRMAVCRW comes from the exons ATGCCGATGTTCGACACCGTTCTTCAGGAGAAACCGGCAATTGTGCTGGAAATTGGACACGCATTTACCAA ATTAGGGTTTGCAGGAGAGCCGCACCCACGTAGTATTATTCCATCCGAGCTGCTGGACCATAAGGCCAAAAGTACCGGGCGAACGGTTGCTAACAAGAAATTGTTCGACTATGGCAGTGCAACAGAACTGTACGATCAGCTGGTCGAGTTTCTCAAAACtctctttttcaaatatgtccTGGTTAGTCCCAAGGAACGGAAGGTGGTCATCGTAGAATCCGTTCTGTGTCCTACCATCATTAGGGATAATTTGGCCAAGGCACTCTTTTGCCACTTTGATGTATCCTCTATATTCTTCGTTCCAACTCACTTGGTCACGCTAGCTACTCTGGCCATAAACACGGCTCTGGTGGTTGACGTTGGCTTCAAGGAAGCAGTCATTGTTCCAGTTTACAGTGGCGTTCAAGCTATATTTGGTTGGCAGGCCCAACCCCTAGCTGCTGAAGCCGTGCACGAACACATTAAAGGGGAACTCATCCTGAACGGAGTTGATGAACAACTCTTAACCGATTACATCGTCGAGGACATAAAAGTGCGAACATGTTTCGTCACTACCAAGGAACGCGCTGAAAAATTTCGCAGTGAAGAGAAACCACAGCCATGCCCGGACGTAGAATACCCCGTGACTGGGCATGAAATCATCAAGATTCCAGGAACCATTCGCGAAACAGCATTTGAAGTTCTGTTTCCGCAGGACAACGATAATCTCAATTTGGCAAACATCATTCTCGATTCAATTATTAAGTGTCCACGGGATATGCGCAAAGCTTTGGCCGAAAACATTGTCCTTATCGGAGGCTCAACCATGGTGCTCGGATTGACAGCTCGGCTTCAGGCTGAAATGCTGGCATTACTGGCGTCGGACCAATACAACGAAAAACTTTTCGTTAAGACATTCAAATTCCACAAATCGCCAGCAAAGGCTAACTTCGTCGCCTGGATGGGCGGATCGATTTATGGGGCCACCGATTTGGTGCTATCGAAATCGATTACCCGGGAGGCGTACAGTAAAAATCAGCAACTTCCCGACTTCACTAACTATGACGAAATGCGGATGGCCGTGTGTAGATGGTAG
- the LOC129746798 gene encoding cytochrome c oxidase assembly factor 7 homolog, translating into MAFDLKNESDVKDYLEKLGIEYRFGCYSEKKPEVCHLLGDYLEGIKKDFDKAAKVYRSNCDDYGYAKSCLKYGNYSFLGKGRASDKGDPIKAYQYYEKGCELNDADACLHSGLLLVSKSIPKDMKRDVSKAFEFLKKSCEMNNGNACFYLSGMHISGVLKDEYNTAKVKEELERSGPEAQPNLPKGAFVVERDMQKAFEFAYKACELRNMYACANLSQMYAKGDGTPKDEKKAEKYKQLALEMQDEIKKQQQLNFQQGLNPS; encoded by the exons ATGGCTTTCGATCTAAAGAATGAATCGGACGTGAAGGATTACCTGGAAAAGTTGGGTATCGAGTACCGGTTCGGGTGTTATTCGGAGAAAAAACCGGAAG TTTGCCACCTGTTAGGGGATTACCTTGAGGGCATCAAGAAGGACTTTGATAAAGCTGCAAAAGTGTACCGATCGAACTGCGACGATTATGGATATGCCAAGAGCTGTCTCAAATACGGCAACTACAGTTTTCTGGGCAAAGGACGTGCCTCGGATAAGGGTGATCCCATCAAAGCCTACCAGTACTACGAAAAAGGCTGTGAGCTAAACGATGCCGATGCGTGTCTTCACTCCGGTTTGCTGCTTGTTTCGAAATCAATTCCTAAGGACATGAAACGAGACGTTTCGAAAGCTTTCGAGTTCCTCAAGAAAAGCTGTGAAATGAACAACGGTAACGCCTGCTTCTACCTCTCCGGGATGCACATTTCCGGTGTCCTTAAAGACGAGTACAACACAGCCAAGGTCAAGGAAGAGCTGGAACGATCAGGCCCTGAGGCGCAGCCAAATCTACCGAAGGGTGCATTTGTTGTGGAACGTGATATGCAGAAGGCATTCGAATTTGCGTACAAAGCCTGTGAGCTGCGCAATATGTATGCGTGCGCCAATCTGAGTCAAATGTACGCCAAGGGAGATGGCACGCCCAAAGATGAAAAGAAAGCCGAAAAGTACAAACAACTGGCCCTGGAAATGCAAGACGAAATCAAGAAGCAACAACAGCTGAACTTCCAGCAAGGTTTGAATCCGTCGTAA